A genome region from Tolypothrix sp. PCC 7712 includes the following:
- a CDS encoding response regulator — MSEISIILIEDHDLTRMGLKAALQSQSGLKVIGEAANATQGLKLLETAKPDVAVVDIGLPDMDGIELTRKFKRQQAETGQATKILILTMDHTEDAVLAAFAAGADSYYMKETSISRLTEAIQATFTGNSWIDPAIANVVLRKMRQGLPADTQASDKPKTVKIEALASEYEQVLETYPLTQRELEILELIVAGCSNGQIAEKLYITVGTVKTHVRNILNKLCADDRTQAAVRALRSGLVG, encoded by the coding sequence ATGAGTGAAATTAGCATTATTTTAATTGAGGATCACGATTTAACTCGGATGGGTCTAAAAGCTGCATTACAGTCTCAGAGTGGACTGAAAGTAATTGGTGAAGCAGCCAACGCCACTCAAGGATTAAAACTTTTAGAAACAGCGAAGCCAGATGTAGCAGTGGTAGATATTGGCTTACCTGACATGGATGGCATTGAACTCACCCGTAAATTTAAACGCCAGCAAGCAGAAACCGGACAAGCCACCAAAATTCTCATCCTGACAATGGATCATACAGAGGATGCGGTACTAGCTGCATTTGCTGCCGGTGCAGACTCGTACTACATGAAAGAAACTAGTATTAGCAGATTAACTGAAGCCATTCAAGCCACATTTACTGGTAACTCATGGATTGACCCCGCGATCGCTAACGTAGTATTACGGAAAATGCGGCAAGGTTTACCCGCAGATACCCAAGCCAGTGATAAGCCAAAAACAGTGAAAATTGAGGCTTTAGCATCAGAATACGAACAAGTTTTAGAAACCTACCCCCTGACACAACGGGAATTAGAAATTTTGGAATTGATTGTTGCAGGTTGTAGCAACGGTCAAATTGCCGAAAAACTCTACATTACAGTTGGTACCGTCAAAACCCACGTTCGCAACATCCTCAACAAACTCTGCGCTGATGATCGCACACAGGCTGCTGTTCGCGCCTTGCGTTCGGGGTTGGTGGGGTAA
- a CDS encoding lipid-A-disaccharide synthase-related protein: MNDVSPLSVASPAPSSSSRLQLLVLSNGHGEDVIAIRILQALQQQSNPPDIFALPLVGEGHAYQQLNVPVIGSVRTLPSGGFIYMDGRQLAKDVRGGLVQLTLSQIKAVRRWVKSQKKQGNRKAILAVGDIVPLLFAKFSGANYAFVGTAKSEYYVRDESGLLPRKNKGAKWENFSGSIYHPWERWLMSRRHCRAVFPRDSLTTEILKKWPIPAFDLGNPMMDGLSPSFPTQRFYSGDIQQQEIARPLIVTLLPGSRAPEAYNNWETITVAVSALLASFRERDSVFHTSGTIIFLGAIAPSLDCNTLTKTLTIQGWRSQPELPIQLSDPNALTFKQKNAYFILTQQAYNDCLHLGDFAIAMAGTATEQFVGLGKPAIAISGQGPQYNPGFAEAQSRLLGPSLILVDQPSKVAKEVQSLFQNPDRLQIIADNGLLRMGQPGAAQRIAECLQSRL; encoded by the coding sequence ATGAATGATGTATCGCCCTTATCTGTAGCGTCCCCAGCGCCATCTTCTAGTTCTCGTTTGCAGCTACTGGTATTAAGTAATGGACATGGCGAAGATGTAATTGCTATCCGGATTTTGCAAGCACTGCAACAACAATCAAACCCACCAGATATTTTTGCTTTACCTCTGGTGGGTGAAGGACACGCTTATCAACAGTTGAATGTTCCTGTGATTGGTTCGGTAAGGACTTTGCCTTCTGGCGGTTTTATTTATATGGATGGACGACAACTAGCCAAAGATGTCCGTGGTGGTTTAGTGCAATTAACCCTCAGCCAAATTAAAGCTGTGCGTCGTTGGGTGAAATCGCAAAAAAAACAAGGTAATAGAAAAGCAATTTTGGCTGTAGGCGATATTGTCCCACTTTTATTTGCTAAATTTAGCGGTGCTAACTATGCTTTTGTGGGCACGGCGAAATCAGAATATTATGTGCGCGATGAATCTGGTTTATTACCACGTAAAAATAAAGGCGCAAAATGGGAGAATTTTTCTGGTTCGATTTACCATCCTTGGGAACGCTGGTTGATGAGTCGTCGCCATTGTCGGGCGGTGTTCCCTAGAGATTCGCTAACCACAGAAATCTTAAAAAAATGGCCGATTCCCGCTTTTGATTTGGGTAATCCGATGATGGATGGATTGTCACCATCCTTTCCTACGCAAAGATTTTATAGCGGAGATATCCAGCAACAAGAAATCGCCCGCCCTCTGATTGTAACTCTGCTCCCTGGTTCTCGCGCACCAGAAGCATATAATAACTGGGAAACCATTACAGTTGCCGTGTCTGCATTACTTGCCAGTTTCCGGGAGCGCGATTCGGTTTTTCACACTTCTGGCACAATAATATTTTTAGGAGCGATCGCACCTAGTTTAGACTGTAACACTTTAACCAAAACTCTCACCATCCAAGGCTGGCGTTCTCAGCCAGAGTTACCCATCCAACTGAGCGACCCGAATGCATTGACATTTAAGCAAAAAAATGCTTATTTTATTCTGACGCAACAAGCCTATAACGATTGCTTGCATTTAGGAGATTTTGCGATCGCAATGGCAGGTACAGCCACAGAACAATTCGTAGGTTTAGGAAAACCTGCGATCGCCATTTCCGGTCAAGGGCCGCAATATAATCCTGGCTTTGCCGAAGCGCAAAGTCGCCTTCTGGGGCCATCTTTGATTTTAGTAGATCAGCCCAGCAAAGTTGCCAAAGAAGTGCAGTCTTTATTCCAGAATCCCGACAGGTTGCAAATAATTGCCGACAACGGTTTACTGCGGATGGGTCAACCAGGCGCAGCACAACGCATTGCTGAGTGTTTGCAATCAAGGTTGTGA